One segment of Enterobacter ludwigii DNA contains the following:
- a CDS encoding permease: protein MTGQSSSQAASPVQWWKPALFFLVVIIGLWYVKWQPYYGKAFTAAETHSIGKSILAQADSSPLQAAWDYAMIYFLAVWKAAVLGVLLGSLIQVLIPRHWLVKTLGQPRFQGTLLGTIFSLPGMMCSCCAAPVAAGMRRQRVSMGGALAFWMGNPLLNPATLVFMGFVLGWHFAFIRLVAGLLTVLVVATLVQHLVKDKTVAPASVDVDISEPQGGFFARWGRALWQLFWSTIPVYILAVLVLGAARVWLFPHADGAIDNTLLWVVAMAVAGCLFVIPTAAEIPIVQTMMLAGMGTAPALALLITLPAISLPSLVMLRKSFPAKALWLTAGLVALSGVMVGSIALV, encoded by the coding sequence ATGACTGGTCAGTCTTCATCTCAGGCGGCTTCACCTGTTCAATGGTGGAAGCCCGCGCTCTTCTTTCTCGTGGTCATCATCGGCCTCTGGTATGTGAAATGGCAGCCGTACTACGGTAAAGCCTTCACGGCCGCCGAAACGCACAGTATCGGAAAATCTATTCTCGCTCAGGCTGATTCCAGCCCGCTTCAGGCGGCGTGGGATTACGCCATGATCTATTTCCTTGCCGTCTGGAAAGCCGCGGTACTGGGCGTCCTGCTGGGCTCGCTGATTCAGGTGCTTATCCCGCGTCACTGGCTGGTGAAAACCCTCGGTCAGCCCCGCTTTCAGGGTACGCTGCTGGGGACGATTTTCTCCCTGCCGGGCATGATGTGCTCGTGCTGTGCGGCGCCTGTGGCCGCCGGGATGCGTCGTCAGCGCGTCTCGATGGGCGGTGCGCTTGCTTTCTGGATGGGGAACCCGTTGTTAAACCCGGCGACGCTGGTGTTTATGGGCTTTGTGCTGGGCTGGCATTTCGCCTTTATTCGTCTGGTGGCCGGGCTGCTGACGGTGCTGGTCGTGGCGACCCTGGTGCAACATCTGGTGAAAGACAAAACCGTAGCGCCTGCGTCAGTTGACGTGGATATCAGCGAACCGCAGGGCGGCTTCTTCGCGCGCTGGGGCAGGGCGCTGTGGCAACTTTTCTGGAGCACCATCCCGGTCTATATCCTGGCGGTTCTGGTGCTGGGCGCGGCGCGCGTCTGGCTGTTCCCGCATGCGGACGGGGCTATCGACAACACGCTGCTGTGGGTCGTTGCAATGGCGGTTGCCGGTTGCCTGTTCGTGATCCCAACGGCCGCTGAAATTCCCATTGTTCAGACCATGATGCTGGCCGGGATGGGCACCGCGCCTGCACTGGCGCTGCTGATTACCCTGCCTGCAATCAGCCTGCCGTCGCTTGTCATGTTGCGTAAGTCATTCCCGGCGAAAGCGCTGTGGCTGACCGCGGGGCTGGTGGCGCTGAGCGGGGTGATGGTAGGAAGTATTGCACTGGTATAA